TTGAAGTGCCGGTAGACACCTTCCTGGGAAGGCTTGTTGTAGTAGGGGGAAATAAGCAGCACACCGTCGGCACCCATCGTCTTGGCGTTCTGGCTCAGTTCGATGGCTTCGGTGGTGGCGTTGGAACCGGTACCGGCCAGCACCGGAACCCGCTTGTCTACCTGCTCGATACAGGACTTGATCACGCGTTTATGTTCGGCGTGATCGAGTGTGGCGGATTCGCCGGTGGTGCCGCAGGGGACGATGACGTCCGTACCGTTTTCGATCTGAAATTCGATCAGCTGTCTGAAGGCCTCTTCATCAAAACGTCCATCCTTGTCGAACGGGGTGATGATGGCGACCATGGATCCTGTAAACATGGGGTGTCCTCCGTAAACAATGGGAGCGGATGTGCTGCCGGGGCTCGGGGTCCCGGCGGAGCCATCGGCCATTACAGCCCTTCCGGAATGGTTTCGCCCTTGATCAGGTCGTCGTAGGTTTCGCGCTGGCGGACCACCATGACCTTGTCGTTTTTGACCATGATTTCGGGAACCCGGCGACGACTGTTGTAGTTGGAGCTCATGGTGAATCCGTAGGCTCCGGCGGAGGCTACCGCTACCAGGTCACCCTGGGAAAAAGCGGGGATCTCGCGGTCCTGGGCGAGGAAGTCGCCCGATTCACAGATGGGACCGACCACGTCGGCGATGATGGTGCCGTCGATGGAGCGATCCGCGGCCTGGATGCCCTGGTAGGAACCGTACAGGGCCGGACGGGTCAGATCGTTCATGGCGGCGTCGACAATGACGAAATTTTTGGCTTCGCCCTTTTTGACGTAAAGGACCCTGGTGATTAGCATGCCGGCGTTGCCGACCATGACGCGGCCCGGTTCGAAAATCAGGGTGACACCAAGGCCCCTGGTCCCTTCAATGATGGCCCTGGCGTAATCGGCGGGGCTGGGAGGCTGTTCCGCGTCGTAGGTGATACCGAGGCCGCCTCCCAGATCCAGATACTTGATGGCAAAGCCCTCCTGCTGCAGGTTTTCCACCAGTTCGCGGATTTTAGCGATGGCGTCGACAAAAGGCGACAGCTTGGTCAACTGGCTGCCGATATGGCAGTCTACCCCGATAACTTCAAGATTCGGCAGGCTCGCAGCGCGGCGATAGTCCTCCAGGGCCTGGGAAATGTTGATGCCGAACTTGGCCTTCTTCATGCCGGTGGAGATGTACGGATGGGTCTGCGGGTCGACGTCGGGGTTGACACGGAGCGCGATGCCGGCTTTTTTGCCGAGGCGGCCCGCCACTGCATTGATGGTGTCAAGTTCCTGCGTCGACTCGACGTTGAACATCAGGATGCCGGCCTGCAGCGCATCGGCGATCTCGGTTTCGGTCTTGCCGACGCCTGAGTAGACGATTTTGGCGGCATCGCAGCCGACCTTTTGAGCGCGGAACAGTTCGCCACCGGAGACGATGTCAAAACCGGCACCGTGGTTGACGAAGGTTTTGAGTACCGCCAGGTTGCTGTTGGCCTTGATGGAATAGCAGATCAGGTGCGGTACCTCGGCAAAGGCGGAGGAAAAGGTCTCCAGGTGTCGGCTCAAGGTGGCGTGGGAGTATACATAGAACGGCGTGCCGACCTGGGTGGCGATATCCTTCAGGGGGACTTCTTCGCAGCAGAGATCGTTGTTGCGGTATTGAAAGTGGTTCATAAAAAACAGACTCCTGATTGAATTGGCGAGTTTAATGAAAAGAATATTTCAGATCTAAACAAGCTAAAACCGTAACATAGCTCTTTCCATATGTCAAAAAGGTGCCTCGGCGCCAGCCCAGGGCGTCGCCACCTCCGCTTTGGAGAGGAGACTTTCGATTTCCTGGCTGTCCTGCTTCACAATCGCCCTGACGGCGTAAAGATAGGTGCTGCCGCTTTTGAATAAGCGGTCCTCGAAACGCGGTTCCGCAAGGGGATGGGGGTTTAGCGGAGCGATGGCGAAGGGCCGCCCGGGACGTCGGCGGTAGACATTGTAGCCGACCAGTTCGAGACCGGCGGGCAGCGCAGGGGCTTGCCAGGTCAGAGTCAATACACCATCGGCGGTTTCGGCAGCGACCTGTTGCGGCGCCGGCGGCAGGAAGGTAACAACCTGGCGAGCCTCGGCCGGCGTGCCGTCCTGGCCCCAGAGATTGTAGGGGATAACGCGATACTGATAGCCGCGGCCCTGCTGCAATCCGGTGTCCGCCATGAAAAAGCGGCCGTCCGATTGCTGAACATCACGCAGGTATGCGAGCTCGATCTGACGTAGCAGTATGGAGGTGTCGCGACAATCGGGACAGTCCTGATTCGGCTCGAATTCCATGCGCATGATCTTGAAACCCGCCAGGTCGGTAAGCTCGGTACCGTCCTGGTTGAGGCGCGGCATGCTCCAGGACAGCAGCATGCCGTCGCCCTGCTGGCGCAGTTCGAGGTGCTCCGGCGCAGCGGGCAACGGTTGCCGTTGGGGGCGCACCGGTCCTTTGCGGCCGCAGCCGGCGCCCAGGGCCATTACCACCAGCACGGCAAGCAGCAGGCATGTTTGCAGTCGATGAGGTTTCATGGTTACATCCTCTGCAGGCGTTCCTGGCGGGCACGGGAGATTTCCCGGGCGACGGTTTCGCGTGCCGTGCCGCCGGTGGCCCGGCGGGAATTGACAGAAGCCTCAAGGGTGATGAAATCGTAGATATCCGCTTCGATAGCGGACGAAAAGGCTTTGAATTCCTCCAGGCTCAGTGCCTCGATCGGTTTGTCGTGCTCGATGCAGTAGCGCACCGTTTTGCCGACGATCTCGTGTGCCTCGCGAAACGGGATACCTTTGCGCACCACATAGTCGGCCACATCGGTTGCCGTGGAAAAGCCCCGGGCGGCGGCTTCGCGCA
This portion of the Syntrophotalea acetylenica genome encodes:
- a CDS encoding fibronectin type III domain-containing protein, translating into MKPHRLQTCLLLAVLVVMALGAGCGRKGPVRPQRQPLPAAPEHLELRQQGDGMLLSWSMPRLNQDGTELTDLAGFKIMRMEFEPNQDCPDCRDTSILLRQIELAYLRDVQQSDGRFFMADTGLQQGRGYQYRVIPYNLWGQDGTPAEARQVVTFLPPAPQQVAAETADGVLTLTWQAPALPAGLELVGYNVYRRRPGRPFAIAPLNPHPLAEPRFEDRLFKSGSTYLYAVRAIVKQDSQEIESLLSKAEVATPWAGAEAPF
- the lysA gene encoding diaminopimelate decarboxylase, whose amino-acid sequence is MNHFQYRNNDLCCEEVPLKDIATQVGTPFYVYSHATLSRHLETFSSAFAEVPHLICYSIKANSNLAVLKTFVNHGAGFDIVSGGELFRAQKVGCDAAKIVYSGVGKTETEIADALQAGILMFNVESTQELDTINAVAGRLGKKAGIALRVNPDVDPQTHPYISTGMKKAKFGINISQALEDYRRAASLPNLEVIGVDCHIGSQLTKLSPFVDAIAKIRELVENLQQEGFAIKYLDLGGGLGITYDAEQPPSPADYARAIIEGTRGLGVTLIFEPGRVMVGNAGMLITRVLYVKKGEAKNFVIVDAAMNDLTRPALYGSYQGIQAADRSIDGTIIADVVGPICESGDFLAQDREIPAFSQGDLVAVASAGAYGFTMSSNYNSRRRVPEIMVKNDKVMVVRQRETYDDLIKGETIPEGL